One window of the Manihot esculenta cultivar AM560-2 chromosome 14, M.esculenta_v8, whole genome shotgun sequence genome contains the following:
- the LOC110630778 gene encoding protein NOI4 isoform X3 — translation MASDKGPPLPKFGEWDVNDPASAEGYTVIFNKARDEKKTKNDAPTKITSPRNDAGRKDDDSHQNPPKWKWLCCG, via the exons ATGGCGTCG GATAAAGGTCCGCCTTTGCCCAAGTTTGGTGAGTGGGATGTAAATGACCCTGCCTCAGCTGAAGGATATACTGTCATATTTAACAAGGCAAGAGATGAGAAGAAGACCAAAAATGATGCTCCTACAAAAATCACATCCCCAAGAAATGATGCTGGGCGCAAGGACGATGACTCTCATCAGAATCCTCCGAAG TGGAAATGGCTTTGCTGTGGTTGA
- the LOC110630778 gene encoding uncharacterized protein LOC110630778 isoform X1, which yields MASDKGPPLPKFGEWDVNDPASAEGYTVIFNKARDEKKTKNDAPTKITSPRNDAGRKDDDSHQNPPKVHVLNEMMESTYVKTTELCEVNRLILSSKYCRLDPKACFSSLQSSKFTPCHFPSRDSHALFPKPPSSL from the exons ATGGCGTCG GATAAAGGTCCGCCTTTGCCCAAGTTTGGTGAGTGGGATGTAAATGACCCTGCCTCAGCTGAAGGATATACTGTCATATTTAACAAGGCAAGAGATGAGAAGAAGACCAAAAATGATGCTCCTACAAAAATCACATCCCCAAGAAATGATGCTGGGCGCAAGGACGATGACTCTCATCAGAATCCTCCGAAGGTACATGTTTTGAATGAG ATGATGGAGTCCACTTATGTGAAAACAACTGAATTATGTGAAGTGAACCGACTAATCCTCTCTTCAAAATATTGCCGTTTAGATCCAAAAGCATGCTTTTCCAGTTTACAATCTTCCAAATTTACTCCTTGTCATTTCCCATCTAGAGATTCTCATGCGCTTTTTCCTAAGCCACCTTCCTCCCTCTAA
- the LOC110630778 gene encoding protein NOI4 isoform X2 translates to MASDKGPPLPKFGEWDVNDPASAEGYTVIFNKARDEKKTKNDAPTKITSPRNDAGRKDDDSHQNPPKVHVLNEIEYAEEVELFIQLQYQVWRGKKNFSRK, encoded by the exons ATGGCGTCG GATAAAGGTCCGCCTTTGCCCAAGTTTGGTGAGTGGGATGTAAATGACCCTGCCTCAGCTGAAGGATATACTGTCATATTTAACAAGGCAAGAGATGAGAAGAAGACCAAAAATGATGCTCCTACAAAAATCACATCCCCAAGAAATGATGCTGGGCGCAAGGACGATGACTCTCATCAGAATCCTCCGAAGGTACATGTTTTGAATGAG ATTGAATATGCTGAGGAAGTAGAGTTATTCATCCAACTCCAGTATCAAGTTTggaggggaaaaaaaaatttcagtaGAAAGTGA
- the LOC110599769 gene encoding zinc finger CCCH domain-containing protein 43 isoform X2 — protein MDYSEPSNFLTDTADTNPKFGFQSSLPSSNADPGSDQTLELRKELEKKQLYLKEGKGENEEAEPDMVVVEKVYEELEKQLHLKEVEEDNHSIEWNQNDDFNCGESHDGEEGLNKYDKEDDGNDDEKYDDEVEKRDERSNGNRRHHYPVRPEAEDCSYYMKTGTCKFGSNCKFNHPATKEKLKEREEAIERPGQTECKYYLRTGGCKYGKACRYNHSRAKTPVLPAKAAVFPVLDLNFLGLPIRPGEKECPYYMRNGSCKYGANCRFNHPDPTAAGGTDPPSGFGNGGTAALQSSPQSSVAPWSSPRGLSEAAPFMPMMFPPTQGVPSQSPEWNGYQAPIYPQERSMHPTSAFVMSNTATDTNVYVHQQQTPFDEFPERPGQPECSYYLKTGDCKFRSNCKYHHPKNQIPKSSPCPLSDKGLPLRPGQHICSYYSRYGICKFGPACKFDHPIHPAAMTGSAEDQAHQDLAREESRISETGNETDTAIQQAV, from the exons ATGGATTACTCTGAACCATCCAATTTTCTCACAGACACTGCTGATACAAACCCTAAATTTGGGTTTCAATCGTCTCTACCCTCTTCCAATGCCGATCCAGGTTCTGATCAGACTTTGGAACTACGCAAAGAGCTAGAGAAGAAGCAGCTTTATTTGAAAGAGGGCAAGGGAGAGAATGAGGAGGCTGAGCCTGATATGGTGGTGGTGGAGAAAGTATATGAAGAGCTAGAGAAGCAGCTCCATTTGAAAGAGGTTGAGGAGGACAACCATTCGATTGAATGGAACCAAAATGACGACTTTAACTGTGGAGAAAGCCATGATGGAGAAGAAGGACTCAACAAGTACGATAAAGAGGATGATGGTAATGATGATGAGAAGTATGATGATGAAGTGGAGAAGAGGGACGAGAGAAGTAATGGTAACAGGAGGCATCACTATCCAGTGAGACCCGAAGCTGAAGATTGTTCATACTACATGAAAACTGGGACTTGCAAATTTGGATCAAACTGCAAGTTCAATCACCCT GCTACCAAGGAGAAGCTGAAGGAAAGAGAGGAAGCAATAGAGAGGCCGGGCCAAACAGAATGCAAG TATTACTTGAGGACAGGTGGTTGTAAGTATGGAAAAGCTTGTAGATACAATCACTCAAGAGCCAAAACTCCGGTGCTCCCTGCAAAAGCAGCAGTGTTCCCAGTTTTAGACCTTAACTTTTTGGGTCTGCCAATCCGACCG GGAGAGAAAGAGTGCCCGTACTATATGCGTAATGGCTCCTGCAAGTATGGAGCTAACTGCCGGTTTAATCATCCAGATCCTACAGCTGCAGGAGGAACTGACCCTCCTTCAGGATTCGGTAATGGTGGGACTGCTGCTTTGCAGAGTTCTCCGCAATCAAGTGTAGCACCTTGGTCTTCTCCAAGAGGATTAAGTGAGGCTGCTCCCTTTATGCCGATGATGTTTCCACCAACTCAAGGGGTTCCTTCACAAAGTCCTGAATGGAATGGATATCAG GCTCCTATATATCCACAGGAGAGGAGTATGCATCCAACTTCAGCTTTTGTCATGAGCAATACAGCTACAGATACTAATGTCTATGTGCATCAGCAGCAGACACCATTCGATGAATTTCCAGAACGACCTGGTCAACCAGAGTGCAGCTATTATTTGAAAACTGGGGACTGTAAATTCAGGTCTAACTGCAAATATCATCATCCAAAAAATCAGATCCCAAAGTCATCTCCATGCCCACTTAGTGACAAGGGCCTGCCATTGAGACCT GGTCAGCACATCTGTTCGTACTACAGCCGTTATGGTATTTGCAAGTTTGGCCCTGCCTGTAAATTTGACCATCCAATACACCCAGCTGCAATGACAGGGTCTGCTGAAGATCAGGCCCATCAGGATCTGGCCAGGGAGGAGTCTAGGATTTCCGAAACTGGAAATGAAACTGACACTGCTATTCAGCAGGCTGTGTAA
- the LOC110599769 gene encoding zinc finger CCCH domain-containing protein 43 isoform X1, with the protein MDYSEPSNFLTDTADTNPKFGFQSSLPSSNADPGSDQTLELRKELEKKQLYLKEGKGENEEAEPDMVVVEKVYEELEKQLHLKEVEEDNHSIEWNQNDDFNCGESHDGEEGLNKYDKEDDGNDDEKYDDEVEKRDERSNGNRRHHYPVRPEAEDCSYYMKTGTCKFGSNCKFNHPVRRKNQATKEKLKEREEAIERPGQTECKYYLRTGGCKYGKACRYNHSRAKTPVLPAKAAVFPVLDLNFLGLPIRPGEKECPYYMRNGSCKYGANCRFNHPDPTAAGGTDPPSGFGNGGTAALQSSPQSSVAPWSSPRGLSEAAPFMPMMFPPTQGVPSQSPEWNGYQAPIYPQERSMHPTSAFVMSNTATDTNVYVHQQQTPFDEFPERPGQPECSYYLKTGDCKFRSNCKYHHPKNQIPKSSPCPLSDKGLPLRPGQHICSYYSRYGICKFGPACKFDHPIHPAAMTGSAEDQAHQDLAREESRISETGNETDTAIQQAV; encoded by the exons ATGGATTACTCTGAACCATCCAATTTTCTCACAGACACTGCTGATACAAACCCTAAATTTGGGTTTCAATCGTCTCTACCCTCTTCCAATGCCGATCCAGGTTCTGATCAGACTTTGGAACTACGCAAAGAGCTAGAGAAGAAGCAGCTTTATTTGAAAGAGGGCAAGGGAGAGAATGAGGAGGCTGAGCCTGATATGGTGGTGGTGGAGAAAGTATATGAAGAGCTAGAGAAGCAGCTCCATTTGAAAGAGGTTGAGGAGGACAACCATTCGATTGAATGGAACCAAAATGACGACTTTAACTGTGGAGAAAGCCATGATGGAGAAGAAGGACTCAACAAGTACGATAAAGAGGATGATGGTAATGATGATGAGAAGTATGATGATGAAGTGGAGAAGAGGGACGAGAGAAGTAATGGTAACAGGAGGCATCACTATCCAGTGAGACCCGAAGCTGAAGATTGTTCATACTACATGAAAACTGGGACTTGCAAATTTGGATCAAACTGCAAGTTCAATCACCCTGTAAGAAGGAAAAACCAG GCTACCAAGGAGAAGCTGAAGGAAAGAGAGGAAGCAATAGAGAGGCCGGGCCAAACAGAATGCAAG TATTACTTGAGGACAGGTGGTTGTAAGTATGGAAAAGCTTGTAGATACAATCACTCAAGAGCCAAAACTCCGGTGCTCCCTGCAAAAGCAGCAGTGTTCCCAGTTTTAGACCTTAACTTTTTGGGTCTGCCAATCCGACCG GGAGAGAAAGAGTGCCCGTACTATATGCGTAATGGCTCCTGCAAGTATGGAGCTAACTGCCGGTTTAATCATCCAGATCCTACAGCTGCAGGAGGAACTGACCCTCCTTCAGGATTCGGTAATGGTGGGACTGCTGCTTTGCAGAGTTCTCCGCAATCAAGTGTAGCACCTTGGTCTTCTCCAAGAGGATTAAGTGAGGCTGCTCCCTTTATGCCGATGATGTTTCCACCAACTCAAGGGGTTCCTTCACAAAGTCCTGAATGGAATGGATATCAG GCTCCTATATATCCACAGGAGAGGAGTATGCATCCAACTTCAGCTTTTGTCATGAGCAATACAGCTACAGATACTAATGTCTATGTGCATCAGCAGCAGACACCATTCGATGAATTTCCAGAACGACCTGGTCAACCAGAGTGCAGCTATTATTTGAAAACTGGGGACTGTAAATTCAGGTCTAACTGCAAATATCATCATCCAAAAAATCAGATCCCAAAGTCATCTCCATGCCCACTTAGTGACAAGGGCCTGCCATTGAGACCT GGTCAGCACATCTGTTCGTACTACAGCCGTTATGGTATTTGCAAGTTTGGCCCTGCCTGTAAATTTGACCATCCAATACACCCAGCTGCAATGACAGGGTCTGCTGAAGATCAGGCCCATCAGGATCTGGCCAGGGAGGAGTCTAGGATTTCCGAAACTGGAAATGAAACTGACACTGCTATTCAGCAGGCTGTGTAA
- the LOC110631233 gene encoding lysine-specific demethylase REF6, giving the protein MAASGGLVSEPSSQQEVFQWLKNLPLAPEYHPTLAEFQDPIAYIFKIEKEAAKYGICKIVPPVLAAPRKAAIANLNRSLAARAGSSSSKSPPTFTTRQQQIGFCPRKPRPVQKPVWQSGENYTFQEFETKAKSFERSYLKKCSKKGAPSPLEIETLYWKATVDKPFSVEYANDMPGSAFSPKKTGGKEVAEGVTVGETDWNMRGVSRAKGSLLRFMKEEIPGVTSPMVYVAMMFSWFAWHVEDHDLHSLNYLHMGAGKTWYGVPREAAVAFEEVVRVHGYGGEMNPLVTFAILGEKTTVMSPEVFVGAGVPCCRLVQNAGEFVVTFPRAYHSGFSHGFNCGEAANIATPEWLRVAKHAAIRRASINYPPMVSHFQLLYDLALELCTRMPLSISAKPRSSRLKDKQKGEGETLVKELFIKNVIHNNGLLHILGKGSSIVLLPRSSSDISVCSNLRVGSQLRASPALGSWSNKGIMKSSKDSVSDEIMLERNNRINHAKGLFSVKEKFASLCGRNRFSSLDGNDSMNSTETGNENRESIHGDKLSDQRLFSCVTCGILSFDCIAVIQPREAAARYLMSADCSFFNDWMVGSGVTKDGFTIAHGDTNTSEQNSSTKWVEKNNVDGLYDVPVQSANYQIQMMDQNIVASNVETQRATSALGLLALNYGNSSDSEDDQVEPDVSHQATEIDMTNCSSESKHQYQISALPSFKQEFHHDTTGSHIVSLSRHDNGHEVTLQTLDGHAEHGHGHMPANFKDGSDQTLDSSVEFETDNLASLESNGLEHTFKDSMLTSLKTSSCSPVIHDTEKVVVPRENTDESFAQRSDEDSSRMHVFCLEHAVEVEQQCRPIGGVHILLLCHPEYPRIEAEAKLVTEELGIDYFWNDITFRDATKEDKDNIQSALDSEEAIPGNGDWAVKLGINLFYSANLGRSSLYSKQMPYNSVIYKAFGRVSPASLPTKFNVYRRKPSKQKKVVAGRWCGKVWMSNQVHPFLTKQDSDDQDQEQEQDRSFRGWTRPDEKLERKSENIYKTETTLAARKSGRKRRMTVPSGPGKKVKCLDAEDAASDESEEDVSHKQHTRVYSRKQTKRIEREVSLDSLEDDFHLHYEKRTHRNKQAKSVDREDAISDDSLRCNTNQHRRTLRSKQAKYIESENDISYAFADNKINKQYSRIQRTRTNQAKYAQTVREISDDSLEGDIHEWHGRVPKSTLAKFTREDAVSDDSLEESSRRSVKRVHRSERATYFEMEDAISDDSLENDSLQQNRTSGGSQAKFIERDGEVSDDVLEENAYQQHTGSRRSRESKFIDRESAVSDDQLEGNTYQQRMRIFRTKQAKISKTENAISDDSSEENVQQQRRGIPRRKRAKFVGSEDAVSDDLLEDDTPLEHRRRTPRSRKAKVVGREDAVSDDLLEDNTHLEHRRMPRSRKAKVVGTEGVSDDLQDNRQWQPRKTPRGKQAQFIDSEDVSDDQLEEDAHWQPRKLSRCKQAVSIEREDVSIDLEEGNTHWQPKMTPSRKQAKFSESEDVSDDLQEDDNHWQPRKTPRGKQPKLIEREDAVLDDLVEEYSNKQQQRILRSKQKKPVALSKMKRGAIELVKQGSSRPKKKENFRSIKQEKQMPETPRLRNGKAKHNARRVESRDEELEGGPSTRLRKRPSKASKESETKLKEKLQNSRKKVKNASSVKPLSGQKNVKNKVEEAEYQCDIEGCSMSFGTKQELTVHKRNICPVKGCGKKFFSHKYLVQHRRVHLDERPLKCPWKGCKMTFKWAWARTEHIRVHTGARPYICAEEGCGQTFRFVSDFSRHKRKTGHSVKKSRG; this is encoded by the exons ATGGCGGCTTCTGGTGGGTTGGTCTCTGAGCCATCTTCACAGCAAGAGGTTTTTCAATGGCTGAAAAACCTACCGTTAGCACCAGAGTACCATCCTACTCTAGCAGAGTTCCAAGATCCAATTGCATACATTTTCAAAATCGAGAAGGAAGCTGCCAAGTATGGTATCTGCAAAATCGTGCCCCCTGTCCTTGCGGCTCCCAGGAAAGCTGCAATTGCTAACCTCAACCGCTCACTGGCCGCCCGTGCTGGCTCCTCCAGTTCGAAATCCCCACCCACATTCACTACCCGCCAGCAGCAGATCGGGTTCTGCCCACGGAAGCCCCGGCCGGTGCAAAAGCCCGTGTGGCAGAGCGGAGAGAACTATACTTTTCAAGAATTCGAAACTAAAGCTAAATCCTTCGAGAGAAGCTACCTAAAGAAATGCTCGAAGAAGGGAGCTCCTTCTCCTCTCGAGATTGAAACCCTATACTGGAAAGCTACTGTCGATAAGCCTTTCTCTGTTGAGTATGCTAACGACATGCCGGGCTCTGCTTTCTCACCGAAGAAGACTGGAGGAAAGGAGGTGGCAGAAGGGGTGACTGTTGGGGAGACGGACTGGAATATGAGAGGAGTATCGAGGGCAAAAGGTTCGTTGTTGAGGTTTATGAAGGAGGAGATACCCGGGGTTACTTCACCGATGGTATATGTAGCTATGATGTTTAGTTGGTTCGCTTGGCATGTGGAGGACCATGACTTGCATAGCTTGAATTACTTGCATATGGGGGCAGGAAAGACTTGGTATGGTGTGCCGAGAGAGGCTGCGGTTGCTTTTGAGGAGGTCGTTCGGGTTCATGGGTATGGAGGAGAGATGAATCCCCTTG TCACATTTGCAATTCTTGGTGAGAAGACTACAGTTATGTCACCTGAAGTATTTGTTGGTGCTGGTGTACCATGCTGCAG GTTGGTGCAAAATGCTGGGGAGTTTGTTGTCACTTTCCCAAGAGCCTATCATTCAGGGTTCAGTCATG GATTTAATTGTGGGGAGGCAGCTAATATAGCAACACCTGAATGGTTGAGGGTTGCTAAGCATGCTGCTATTCGGAGAGCTTCAATTAATTATCCTCCAATGGTGTCACATTTCCAATTACTTTATGATCTTGCACTAGAACTATGTACAAG aATGCCTCTGAGCATCAGTGCTAAACCGCGTAGCTCTAGACTAAAAGATAAGCAAAAGGGTGAAGGAGAAACGCTGGTTAAAGAATTATTTATAAAGAATGTAATTCACAATAATGGCCTACTTCATATTCTTGGAAAAGGATCTTCAATTGTGCTTCTTCCTCGAAGTTCTTCAGACATTTCTGTTTGTTCAAATTTGCGTGTTGGATCTCAGTTAAGAGCAAGCCCTGCCCTTGGGTCATGGAGTAACAAGGGTATAATGAAATCCTCAAAGGATTCAGTTTCTGATGAAATCATGCTAGAAAGGAACAATAGAATCAATCATGCAAAAGGCCTATTTTCGGTGAAAGAAAAGTTTGCTTCTTTGTGTGGAAGAAATAGATTTTCCTCGTTGGATGGAAATGACAGTATGAATAGTACAGAAACAGGCAATGAAAACAGGGAATCTATTCATGGTGATAAGTTGTCTGATCAGAGACTGttttcttgtgttacttgtggAATTTTGAGCTTTGATTGCATTGCTGTCATTCAACCAAGAGAAGCTGCTGCTAGATACCTCATGTCTGCTGATTGTAGCTTCTTTAATGATTGGATGGTTGGTTCTGGAGTAACTAAAGATGGGTTCACCATTGCCCATGGAGACACAAATACTTCTGAGCAGAATTCATCTACta AATGGGTGGAGAAGAATAATGTGGACGGTTTATACGATGTCCCTGTTCAGTCTGCTAATTACCAAATTCAGATGATGGATCAAAATATAGTTGCTTCAAATGTTGAAACACAGAGAGCCACTTCTGCTCTTGGCTTGCTAGCTTTGAATTATGGGAATTCATCGGACTCTGAGGACGATCAGGTTGAACCAGATGTTTCACACCAGGCTACTGAAATTGACATGACAAACTGTTCATCAGAAAGCAAACATCAGTATCAAATTTCTGCTTTGCCTTCTTTCAAGCAAGAGTTCCATCATGACACAACTGGCAGTCATATTGTATCTTTATCAAGGCATGATAATGGACATGAAGTTACTCTTCAGACTCTTGATGGGCATGCAGAACACGGACATGGGCATATGCCAGCCAATTTCAAGGATGGAAGTGACCAAACGCTTGACTCCTCTGTTGAGTTTGAAACTGATAATCTTGCTTCTTTGGAATCGAATGGTTTGGAGCATACTTTTAAAGATTCAATGCTAACATCACTCAAAACTTCAAGTTGTTCCCCAGTCATCCATGATACTGAAAAAGTTGTTGTACCAAGAGAGAATACAGATGAATCATTTGCCCAAAGATCTGATGAAGATTCTTCTCGCATGCATGTCTTCTGTCTTGAGCATGCTGTGGAAGTGGAGCAGCAATGTCGTCCAATTGGAGGAGTGCATATATTGCTTCTCTGTCATCCAG AGTACCCCAGGATAGAAGCTGAGGCAAAGTTAGTGACAGAAGAACTGGGGATTGATTATTTCTGGAATGATATTACTTTCCGGGATGCTACCAAAGAGGACAAGGACAATATCCAGTCAGCTTTGGATAGTGAGGAAGCCATACCAGGGAATGGGGACTGGGCTGTAAAGTTGGGCATCAATCTTTTTTACAGTGCCAATCTTGGCAGATCTTCTCTTTATAGTAAGCAAATGCCATACAATTCTGTTATATACAAAGCTTTTGGTCGTGTTTCTCCAGCTAGCTTGCCCacaaagtttaatgtttatagaAGGAAGCCTAGCAAGCAGAAAAAAGTGGTGGCAGGAAGATGGTGTGGAAAAGTTTGGATGTCAAATCAAGTTCATCCTTTTCTAACAAAACAAGATTCTGATGATCAGGATCAAGAACAAGAACAAGACAGAAGCTTCCGTGGTTGGACAAGGCCAGATGAGAAGCTTGAGAGAAAATCAGAAAATATCTATAAGACTGAAACCACCTTAGCTGCCAGAAAATCTGGGAGGAAGAGGAGAATGACAGTACCAAGTGGACCAGGTAAGAAAGTCAAATGTCTGGATGCAGAAGATGCAGCTTCTGATGAATCAGAAGAGGATGTTTCTCATAAGCAGCATACAAGAGTTTATAGTAGGAAGCAAACTAAACGCATTGAAAGAGAAGTTTCACTTGATTCATTAGAGGATGATTTTCATTTGCATTATGAAAAAAGAACTCACCGAAACAAGCAGGCTAAATCTGTTGATAGAGAAGATGCAATTTCAGATGACTCATTGAGATGTAACACTAATCAGCATAGAAGAACTCTTAGAAGCAAACAGGCCAAATATATTGAGAGTGAAAATGATATTTCTTATGCTTTTGCAGACAACAAAATTAACAAGCAATATAGCAGAATTCAGAGAACTAGAACAAATCAAGCCAAATATGCTCAGACGGTACGTGAAATATCTGATGATTCACTGGAAGGTGATATTCATGAATGGCATGGAAGGGTTCCTAAAAGCACACTTGCAAAGTTTACGAGGGAAGATGCGGTTTCAGATGATTCACTGGAGGAAAGTTCTCGTCGGTCAGTAAAGAGGGTTCACAGAAGCGAACGAGCTACATATTTTGAAATGGAAGATGCAATTTCAGATGATTCACTGGAGAATGATTCTCTGCAGCAGAATAGGACTTCTGGAGGCAGCCAAGCCAAATTTATTGAGAGAGATGGTGAAGTTTCAGATGATGTGCTGGAAGAAAATGCTTACCAGCAGCACACAGGATCTCGTAGGAGTAGGGAATCCAAATTTATTGACAGGGAGAGTGCTGTTTCTGATGACCAACTGGAGGGCAATACTTATCAGCAGCGTATGAGGATATTCAGAACCAAGCAAGCCAAAATTTCCAAGACAGAAAATGCAATTTCAGATGATTCATCGGAGGAAAATGTTCAGCAGCAACGGCGAGGTATTCCTAGACGCAAAAGGGCCAAATTTGTCGGGAGTGAAGATGCAGTTTCAGATGATTTGCTGGAGGATGATACTCCTTTGGAGCACAGGAGGAGGACGCCTAGAAGCAGGAAGGCCAAAGTTGTAGGGAGGGAAGATGCAGTTTCAGACGATTTGCTGGAGGACAATACTCATCTGGAGCACAGGAGGATGCCTAGAAGCAGGAAGGCCAAAGTTGTAGGGACGGAAGGTGTTTCAGATGATTTGCAGGACAACCGCCAATGGCAGCCTCGGAAGACTCCTAGAGGCAAGCAAGCTCAATTCATCGACAGTGAGGATGTATCAGATGATCAGCTGGAGGAGGATGCTCACTGGCAGCCAAGGAAGCTTTCTCGCTGCAAGCAAGCTGTGTCTATCGAGAGGGAAGATGTTTCTATTGATCTAGAGGAGGGCAACACTCATTGGCAGCCAAAGATGACTCCTAGCCGCAAGCAAGCAAAGTTTAGTGAGAGTGAAGATGTTTCAGATGATCTGCAGGAGGATGATAATCATTGGCAACCTAGGAAAACTCCTAGAGGCAAGCAACCCAAGCTTATTGAGAGGGAAGATGCAGTTTTAGATGATTTGGTGGAGGAATATTCTAATAAGCAGCAGCAGAGGATTCTTAGAAGCAAACAGAAGAAACCAGTGGCCCTTAGTAAAATGAAACGGGGGGCCATTGAGCTGGTGAAACAAGGGAGTTCTAGgccaaaaaagaaagagaatttcCGGTCAATCAAACAAGAGAAGCAAATGCCAGAGACTCCTCGGCTTAGAAATGGTAAAGCTAAGCATAATGCTAGACGGGTTGAATCACGCGATGAGGAGCTAGAAGGTGGACCTAGCACACGCCTCAGGAAAAGGccctcaaaagcttcaaaagagTCGGAAACAAAGCTAAAAGAGAAGCTGCAAAACAGTAGGAAGAAAGTTAAGAACGCTTCAAGTGTAAAGCCTCTGAGTGGGCAGAAGAATGTGAAAAATAAGGTTGAGGAAGCAGAATATCAATGTGACATTGAGGGGTGCAGCATGAGCTTTGGCACAAAACAAGAGCTAACTGTGCACAAAAGAAATATTTGTCCAGTGAAGGGGTGTGGAAAGAAGTTCTTCTCACACAAATATCTGGTGCAGCACCGTCGAGTACACCTGGATGAGCGCCCCCTGAAGTGCCCCTGGAAAGGGTGCAAGATGACGTTCAAATGGGCATGGGCTCGAACCGAACACATAAGGGTCCACACAGGAGCTCGCCCTTACATATGTGCGGAGGAAGGTTGTGGGCAGACGTTCAGATTTGTGTCGGATTTCAGTCGTCACAAGCGGAAGACTGGTCATTCAGTGAAGAAAAGCAGAGGTTAA